A segment of the Terriglobia bacterium genome:
CGGGCCCCTCTGGACAATTTCGTTATAAACGGCTTCCGATTCGAGGCTCCATTGCCAGGTGTCTTCAAAGGCTGTGATCTGGGCGGCGGACTCTTCTCCGCTTTTTTCCTTGAAGAGCACGTTGTAGGTGGCGCTTGAGTTGAAGGGTGGATCGAGATAGATGAGGTCCACGCTCTCTTTCGCCACATGCTCGCGGAGGATTCCGAGGTTGTCGCCAAAATAGAGCTTGTTTTTCCAATCCATTTGCGCAAAAGGATAGCACAAACGGGGAACGCTGGCGCACGCAAGATGCCCTCACCCGGTCCCGCCCCGCAAGGCGGGAGGACTACCCTCTCCCGGAAGGCGAGGGTTTTTAGATTGGTGTTCCGCCGTGGGCCGGCTATCTTACACACGTGGCGGCGTAAAGCCGCCGCTACGGTTTCGCTCTCTTTGGACGCACAGCAGATTCCTCGTCGCCCGTCGGC
Coding sequences within it:
- a CDS encoding modification methylase, encoding MDWKNKLYFGDNLGILREHVAKESVDLIYLDPPFNSSATYNVLFKEKSGEESAAQITAFEDTWQWSLESEAVYNEIVQRGPEKLLSPDRAPLC